In Niallia sp. FSL W8-0635, one genomic interval encodes:
- a CDS encoding IS110 family transposase yields the protein MNNNRNQRINQVTNSTLILGIDIAKRTHYACAVDDRGRELSKSFSVQQSNQGFQQFYIHLHQLLKKHQKKDLLIGFEPTGHYWMNLAAFLASKGIRYVIVNPLHVKRSKELDDNLQTKNDKKDARVIAKLITNGYFSHIRKLEGIEAELRQGSSIRGSVKKEIAKVKNQIIRWTDRYFPEFHTAFKELGKNACAVLKQTPLPVDLVGREVEELITFYRDKEHLAYPARPKIAKLIKAAEQSIGLKEGVEMARMEIVMLIQKYELYTNQLEIVNQELKEMVENLAEFHYLLSVPGIGEETVIDLLSEVGSLQNYQHPRQLIKLAGLTLRDNSSGEYIGRKSLSKRGRRKLRSLLYRAVLPLIRNNKVFHDLYQYYITRTNNPLKKKEALVILCSKLLKVFHGLSHHKVLFDGERMRKDLSVLQPKLIQGRA from the coding sequence ATGAATAATAATCGTAATCAACGAATAAATCAAGTCACTAATTCTACTCTTATCTTGGGCATTGATATAGCCAAAAGAACTCATTATGCTTGTGCAGTGGATGATAGAGGACGGGAATTAAGTAAATCATTCTCCGTCCAACAGTCTAATCAAGGCTTTCAACAATTTTATATTCACTTACATCAATTGTTGAAAAAACATCAAAAAAAGGATCTTTTGATTGGTTTTGAACCTACTGGTCATTATTGGATGAATCTCGCTGCATTTCTTGCCTCCAAAGGCATTCGTTACGTCATTGTCAATCCCTTACATGTAAAACGATCGAAGGAATTGGATGACAATCTCCAAACTAAGAATGATAAGAAAGATGCGAGAGTTATTGCCAAATTAATCACAAACGGCTATTTTAGTCACATTCGCAAGCTGGAAGGAATAGAAGCAGAACTTAGACAAGGATCTTCTATTCGGGGGAGTGTGAAGAAAGAAATAGCGAAAGTAAAAAACCAGATCATTCGATGGACAGACCGGTATTTCCCTGAATTTCATACTGCTTTTAAAGAGTTAGGAAAGAATGCCTGTGCGGTGTTAAAACAGACGCCTTTACCAGTAGACTTAGTAGGACGGGAAGTAGAAGAGTTGATCACTTTCTACCGAGATAAAGAACATCTTGCCTATCCAGCAAGACCCAAAATAGCCAAGTTAATAAAGGCTGCAGAACAATCCATCGGCTTAAAAGAAGGCGTTGAAATGGCACGAATGGAAATTGTTATGTTGATACAAAAATATGAACTATATACAAATCAGTTAGAAATAGTGAATCAAGAGTTAAAAGAAATGGTGGAAAACCTAGCAGAATTCCACTATCTCTTATCGGTTCCAGGTATTGGGGAAGAGACAGTGATTGATTTACTGTCAGAAGTAGGATCTCTCCAGAACTATCAACATCCACGCCAGCTCATAAAATTAGCGGGATTAACATTACGAGATAATTCTTCTGGAGAGTATATTGGTCGAAAAAGTCTTTCAAAGCGAGGAAGAAGAAAGCTACGATCTCTTCTCTATCGGGCAGTACTACCTTTAATCCGAAACAATAAGGTCTTTCACGATTTATATCAATATTATATTACTAGGACAAATAATCCACTAAAGAAAAAAGAGGCACTTGTTATACTCTGTAGTAAACTATTGAAAGTTTTTCATGGGTTAAGTCACCATAAAGTTTTATTTGATGGAGAACGGATGAGAAAGGATCTTTCCGTACTCCAACCCAAACTTATCCAAGGTAGAGCTTAA
- a CDS encoding DUF7408 domain-containing protein, with translation MRKVKKVLIICFILFFATTFIVKEANAAASAGIKITTEAGLDGKIIDGKGFTLKVTIDNNEKDFKGDLLIPYSPSYDIGGQTLVPVDIPANSKKTYTVTIPGISSDSNYSSNKMKLYRGSWQEDEEVNFTGIKEVRLTLISDQTLGILTDRYDKFKDLRKLPSNSIYTTELLKEEIPDQALALETLSFLLVDQFSLTELTDTQQQAIKKWIENGGILITGATTNGKQAYGSLEALMPLELGKEEEIPLSGIDTKTKEQEKISAFRASLTDGSDAITIHNEHPLVAKKNLGEGKIIQTAFSLSDPALLNWQGFNSWMENLLRTENTQLTVNYQYSGNPLSSLYYQFVESNEYFKSSTITTGLLLIILVGYLVVIVPILFFVLKKYDKREHAWWIIPSLSILLSLGMFITGAKDKIKNPQLNEMGIYQYSNNYLSGYQATTLLSNKSGDFALTYDKDTYTPFPYLGYGELRVKTITNEKVKNNEIIFPEVEYWSNRTMYGKSTMPIEGGFSHDFDVTEKDISGTITNQYPFDFAKVFIWSGKEKIELGSIAAGETKKVQVTRKNKYFSSPNGNGYGYSMYDYKGNDLREFRESVAESMVLSTDYFKDLSTGNPMLIAITNEDIVNVGVASGKVTKNSTNLIMEPIILANHFSGEFTINDRNMEQKLTILDGEIYSESYQNNDISLEDGEYLYTLEIPKSYDVKSLIFDSLTVQPKGNAGVKYSIYNKETDAYEEIKSLFKVDKEKISNYIDGNRKINMKVDKATNGDPYIQLPSVKIKGEIKE, from the coding sequence TTGCGAAAAGTCAAAAAAGTCTTAATTATATGTTTTATTTTATTTTTTGCCACTACTTTTATTGTGAAAGAAGCAAATGCAGCAGCTTCAGCCGGGATAAAAATTACGACAGAAGCTGGCTTGGATGGAAAGATAATAGACGGAAAAGGGTTTACACTTAAGGTTACGATTGACAATAACGAAAAGGATTTCAAAGGTGATTTACTTATTCCTTATTCGCCAAGCTATGATATAGGCGGACAAACATTAGTGCCTGTCGATATACCGGCAAATAGCAAGAAAACTTATACAGTAACTATCCCAGGAATTTCTTCTGATTCTAACTATTCTAGCAATAAGATGAAATTATATCGAGGAAGTTGGCAGGAAGACGAGGAAGTAAATTTCACTGGAATAAAAGAAGTGAGACTGACCTTAATTTCTGATCAGACTTTAGGAATTCTTACAGATCGATATGACAAATTTAAAGATTTACGAAAGCTTCCAAGTAATTCAATATATACAACGGAACTTCTTAAAGAAGAAATACCTGATCAAGCATTGGCACTTGAAACGTTAAGCTTTTTACTTGTGGATCAGTTCTCCCTTACAGAATTAACAGACACGCAGCAGCAGGCGATTAAGAAATGGATTGAAAATGGAGGAATCTTAATTACCGGAGCAACCACAAATGGAAAGCAAGCATACGGCAGTTTAGAAGCACTTATGCCATTGGAACTTGGAAAGGAAGAAGAGATTCCATTGTCCGGAATCGATACAAAAACGAAAGAACAAGAAAAGATATCGGCATTTCGAGCTTCTCTAACAGATGGGTCTGATGCTATAACGATACATAATGAACATCCCCTAGTAGCGAAAAAAAACCTTGGGGAAGGGAAAATTATTCAAACCGCTTTTTCACTTAGTGATCCTGCATTACTTAATTGGCAAGGTTTTAATAGTTGGATGGAAAACCTATTGCGAACAGAGAATACACAGCTAACCGTCAATTATCAATACAGCGGGAATCCTTTAAGTAGTCTATACTATCAATTTGTCGAATCAAATGAGTATTTTAAAAGTTCTACGATTACAACTGGTCTGTTACTAATAATATTGGTAGGTTATTTAGTCGTTATTGTGCCAATTTTGTTCTTTGTATTAAAAAAATACGATAAAAGAGAACATGCTTGGTGGATCATTCCGAGTCTTTCGATCCTTTTATCACTAGGAATGTTTATTACTGGGGCAAAAGATAAAATAAAAAACCCTCAATTAAATGAAATGGGTATCTATCAATATAGCAACAATTATTTATCGGGCTACCAAGCAACAACCCTTTTATCCAATAAATCTGGTGATTTTGCTTTAACGTATGATAAAGATACGTATACACCTTTTCCTTATTTAGGATATGGAGAGCTCCGAGTCAAAACTATTACAAATGAAAAAGTGAAAAATAATGAAATCATTTTTCCAGAGGTAGAATATTGGTCTAACCGTACGATGTATGGAAAATCCACTATGCCAATAGAAGGTGGATTCAGCCATGATTTTGATGTAACAGAAAAAGATATTTCAGGAACGATAACGAATCAATATCCATTTGACTTTGCAAAAGTATTTATATGGTCTGGTAAAGAAAAAATAGAGCTAGGTTCCATTGCAGCTGGCGAAACGAAGAAGGTTCAAGTCACACGTAAGAATAAATATTTTTCCAGTCCAAATGGAAATGGCTATGGTTATTCTATGTACGATTATAAAGGCAATGATTTAAGGGAGTTCAGGGAATCAGTGGCTGAAAGTATGGTGCTAAGCACGGATTACTTTAAAGACTTATCTACTGGGAATCCAATGTTAATTGCGATTACAAATGAAGATATCGTTAATGTTGGGGTTGCTAGTGGAAAGGTAACGAAAAATAGTACCAATTTAATTATGGAGCCAATTATTTTAGCCAATCATTTTTCTGGAGAGTTTACGATTAATGATAGGAATATGGAACAAAAATTAACCATTCTCGACGGGGAAATTTATAGTGAGAGCTACCAAAATAATGATATTTCATTAGAGGATGGCGAATATTTATATACGCTTGAAATTCCGAAGTCATATGATGTTAAATCACTAATCTTTGATTCATTAACTGTACAGCCAAAGGGGAATGCTGGTGTAAAATATAGTATTTATAACAAGGAAACGGATGCTTATGAAGAAATAAAGAGTCTTTTTAAAGTGGATAAAGAAAAAATATCTAATTATATAGATGGAAATCGAAAAATCAATATGAAGGTAGATAAAGCAACGAATGGAGATCCGTATATTCAGCTGCCATCCGTTAAAATCAAAGGAGAGATAAAAGAATGA
- a CDS encoding ABC transporter permease has protein sequence MKTYFINPVLNKELKLRFRSGKTFLGILFYLLALSLLMVAFMYVLRTTSPIGFFKPQESRMMFMFLAFFQLGLVLFITPGLTGGVISSERERQTLSILLTTTQSSFTIIIGKLLSSIAYLVLLILASLPIYSFVFLYGGISPIQLVQVFFFSLFTMLVIGSFGVLFSTLIRKTIVSMVTTYSVTLFIIGGTVVISLILFQMADIYSSPVPKEVPSVYFSAMFNPGIVLADIFEPTVSEQIKELTGIKFPIWAAHIISYCFVIALSLTISVRKLRANMKKGSR, from the coding sequence TTGAAAACTTATTTCATAAACCCTGTTTTAAATAAAGAGTTAAAATTACGCTTTCGCTCAGGAAAAACGTTTCTTGGAATTCTTTTTTATCTCCTTGCACTTTCCTTACTGATGGTTGCTTTTATGTATGTACTAAGGACAACAAGTCCCATCGGTTTTTTTAAACCGCAGGAAAGTCGTATGATGTTCATGTTTTTGGCTTTCTTTCAACTAGGCTTGGTTCTATTTATTACCCCAGGTCTTACTGGCGGAGTGATAAGTAGTGAGCGGGAAAGGCAAACATTAAGCATTTTGTTAACAACAACACAAAGTAGTTTCACCATCATTATTGGAAAATTACTTTCCTCCATTGCTTATTTAGTCTTGTTGATACTAGCAAGCTTGCCGATATATAGCTTTGTATTTTTATATGGTGGAATCTCACCGATACAGCTAGTGCAAGTGTTTTTCTTTAGCTTATTTACCATGCTTGTTATTGGTAGCTTTGGTGTTTTATTTTCAACGCTGATTCGCAAAACGATTGTCAGCATGGTTACAACCTATAGTGTAACGTTATTTATTATTGGTGGAACGGTAGTTATATCGCTCATTCTTTTTCAAATGGCAGATATCTATTCTAGTCCAGTACCTAAAGAAGTACCTTCCGTCTATTTTAGTGCCATGTTTAACCCTGGCATTGTGTTAGCAGATATATTTGAACCAACTGTATCTGAACAAATAAAGGAGTTAACTGGTATCAAATTCCCAATATGGGCGGCTCATATCATTAGTTATTGCTTCGTTATTGCCTTGTCACTAACAATCAGTGTTCGGAAATTACGGGCAAATATGAAAAAGGGAAGTAGATAA
- the rnc gene encoding ribonuclease III produces MRGNRKDKRTVRPNEKKMKELQDKIGIHFTDEKLLKQAFTHSSYVNEHRRKPHEDNERLEFLGDAVLELTVSKFLFKKFPMMSEGELTKLRAAIVCEPSLVSFANELSFGNYVLLGKGEEMTGGRTRPALLADVFEAFIGALYLDQGLDSVVAFLEEVIFPKINNGAFSHVMDFKSQLQEYVQRDAVGTIEYKILLEKGPAHNREFISQVFLNNRELGTGMGRSKKEAEQQAAQKSLLMLKADSDK; encoded by the coding sequence ATGCGAGGCAATCGAAAAGACAAAAGAACCGTTCGACCAAATGAAAAAAAAATGAAGGAACTACAAGATAAAATAGGGATTCATTTTACTGACGAAAAACTATTGAAGCAGGCTTTTACCCATTCATCATATGTGAATGAGCATCGAAGAAAACCACATGAAGACAATGAAAGATTAGAATTTCTTGGTGATGCCGTTTTAGAATTAACGGTTTCTAAATTTCTCTTTAAGAAATTTCCAATGATGAGTGAAGGAGAACTAACCAAATTGCGAGCTGCAATTGTTTGTGAACCATCATTGGTTTCATTTGCTAATGAGCTTTCCTTTGGCAATTATGTGCTATTAGGAAAAGGAGAGGAAATGACTGGGGGAAGAACGAGACCAGCGCTACTTGCTGATGTGTTTGAAGCGTTTATCGGTGCCCTATATTTAGATCAAGGATTAGATTCGGTGGTAGCATTTTTAGAAGAAGTTATTTTTCCGAAAATAAATAACGGTGCTTTTTCTCATGTGATGGATTTTAAAAGCCAACTACAAGAATATGTTCAAAGAGATGCTGTTGGAACAATTGAGTATAAAATACTTCTTGAAAAAGGACCAGCTCATAATCGAGAATTTATTTCACAAGTCTTTTTAAATAATAGAGAGCTTGGAACAGGTATGGGACGTTCGAAAAAAGAAGCAGAGCAGCAAGCAGCTCAGAAATCATTATTAATGTTAAAGGCGGACAGTGATAAATAA
- a CDS encoding ABC transporter ATP-binding protein, producing the protein MIEIKGLSKKYGKFTALEPLDLQIDKGCVFGFVGQNGAGKSTTFSILATLLAPTSGTATINGADIIKQPKEVRKQLGYMPDFFGVYDQLKAEEYLDFYGASYGIPARQREKLIPQLLELVNLSHKRKDYVDLLSRGMKQRLCLARSLIHDPSVLILDEPASGLDPRARIEMREILKELKSMGKTILISSHILPELAEMCDVIGILDQGKLVAQGTVSAIQQQLQSEKIISVKTFEVPKTVAFLEENPRITKLEVLEDAKTIQFLFKGADEEQVALLKTAILKDIPIISLSEMESNLEDVFMEITKEVEFS; encoded by the coding sequence ATGATAGAGATAAAAGGCCTTTCCAAGAAGTATGGAAAGTTTACAGCACTAGAGCCGTTAGATCTTCAGATTGATAAAGGCTGTGTGTTTGGTTTTGTTGGTCAAAATGGAGCAGGTAAATCTACGACATTTTCCATTCTTGCTACTTTATTAGCGCCTACCTCTGGCACAGCAACTATTAATGGAGCGGATATTATTAAGCAGCCAAAAGAGGTAAGAAAGCAGTTAGGGTATATGCCTGATTTCTTTGGTGTTTATGATCAACTAAAAGCAGAAGAATATTTAGATTTCTATGGTGCTAGCTACGGGATCCCCGCAAGGCAAAGAGAAAAATTAATCCCCCAGCTATTAGAGCTAGTAAATCTCTCTCATAAGCGAAAAGACTATGTGGATCTTTTGTCGAGAGGAATGAAACAAAGACTTTGCCTTGCTAGAAGTTTAATCCATGATCCATCCGTTCTTATTCTTGATGAACCTGCATCTGGATTGGATCCTCGCGCTAGAATTGAAATGCGTGAGATTTTAAAAGAATTAAAGAGTATGGGGAAAACGATCCTTATTTCTTCACATATTTTGCCAGAGCTAGCTGAAATGTGTGATGTCATTGGAATTTTGGATCAAGGGAAACTGGTTGCCCAAGGAACAGTATCCGCCATTCAACAGCAATTACAAAGTGAAAAAATCATTAGTGTAAAAACATTTGAAGTTCCTAAAACAGTTGCATTTTTAGAAGAAAACCCACGTATTACAAAATTGGAAGTGTTAGAAGATGCAAAGACGATTCAATTTCTATTTAAAGGGGCAGATGAGGAGCAGGTAGCGCTATTAAAAACAGCGATTCTTAAGGATATTCCGATTATTAGTTTGTCAGAAATGGAAAGTAATTTAGAAGATGTATTTATGGAAATTACAAAGGAGGTTGAATTCTCTTGA
- the ftsY gene encoding signal recognition particle-docking protein FtsY: MSFFKKLKEKMSQQTSTVTEKFKEGLSKTRNNFSDKVNDLVSRYRKVDEDFFEELEEILIGADVGFETVMELIDELKNEVKRKNIQDPKEVQDVISEKLVAIYQNGEEESSTINMQADGLTVILFVGVNGVGKTTTIGKLAHKYKEEGKKVLLAAGDTFRAGAIEQLEVWGERVGVDVIKHSEGSDPAAVMFDAVQAAKSRDADILLCDTAGRLQNKVNLMKELEKVKRVIEREVPGAPHEVLLVLDATTGQNALVQAKTFKETTNVSGIVLTKLDGTAKGGIVLAIRNELHIPVKFVGLGEKMDDLQSFDPERYVYGLFSTLVEESEE, from the coding sequence ATGAGTTTTTTTAAAAAGTTAAAAGAAAAAATGTCTCAGCAGACGAGTACGGTAACCGAGAAGTTTAAAGAAGGATTATCAAAAACAAGAAATAATTTTTCAGACAAGGTCAATGATCTCGTTTCTCGTTATCGTAAAGTCGACGAAGATTTCTTTGAAGAGCTGGAAGAAATTCTTATAGGTGCAGATGTTGGCTTTGAAACAGTTATGGAGCTAATTGATGAGCTGAAAAATGAAGTAAAAAGAAAAAACATCCAAGATCCAAAAGAAGTCCAAGATGTTATTTCAGAGAAGCTAGTTGCTATTTATCAGAACGGGGAAGAGGAATCTTCTACGATTAATATGCAAGCAGACGGCTTAACCGTCATTCTTTTTGTAGGAGTAAATGGAGTAGGGAAAACTACGACAATTGGTAAGCTTGCTCACAAGTATAAAGAAGAAGGCAAAAAGGTATTACTTGCTGCTGGCGATACTTTCCGCGCTGGAGCTATTGAACAATTAGAAGTATGGGGAGAGCGTGTTGGAGTAGATGTCATTAAACATTCAGAAGGCTCTGACCCAGCAGCGGTTATGTTCGATGCAGTACAGGCTGCGAAATCTCGTGATGCAGATATTCTTCTTTGCGATACGGCGGGAAGACTGCAGAACAAAGTGAATTTAATGAAGGAATTAGAAAAAGTTAAACGAGTTATCGAACGAGAAGTTCCTGGAGCTCCTCACGAAGTTCTGCTTGTATTAGATGCAACAACTGGACAAAATGCATTAGTACAGGCAAAGACGTTTAAAGAAACGACAAATGTAAGTGGAATTGTTTTAACGAAGTTAGATGGTACAGCAAAGGGTGGAATTGTACTAGCAATCCGTAATGAACTACATATTCCGGTGAAATTTGTTGGTTTAGGAGAAAAAATGGACGATCTACAGAGCTTCGATCCAGAGAGATATGTATATGGCTTGTTTTCTACATTGGTAGAGGAAAGCGAAGAGTAA
- the smc gene encoding chromosome segregation protein SMC — protein sequence MFLKRLDIIGFKSFADRISVDFVPGVTAVVGPNGSGKSNITDAIRWVLGEQSAKSLRGSKMEDVIFSGSDSRKAVNFAEVTLTLENEDHFLPLDYHEVSVTRRVYRSGESDFLINKQSCRLKDIVDLFMDSGLGREAFSIISQGKVEEILNSKAEDRRSIFEEAAGVLKYKTRKKKAEGKLVETQDNLNRVNDILHELESQVEPLKIQSSMAKEYLHHRENLESIEVALMVHDIEEAHERFEAISKQLEANKQEELKLSSMLQSKEAKMEEVKNEVAALDESIDDLQQVLLLVSEELEKLEGRKEVLKERKKNATQNRDQLEKSKVELQERVAALVSQKETQQKLVHQLQAESKEIEDTLKVNEKNLALFNENLEEKIEMLKSDYIDIVSNQAASKNELNSVIHQLSNQEKRTSQLDEENVNFTNERVRIQEKKTGITVKLKELSDELEKWSTAWKEKQSHFAGIEAKVQQIEKSLYQSYQFAQQAKSRKEMLEELEEDYSGFFQGVKEVLKARGKSLHGIRGAVAELMHVPKEYSVSLEIALGGSMQHIVVETEQNGREAIAFLKKNGFGRATFLPMNVIKGKTLADSQLRLIQGHPAFVGIAADLISYDSQYSEIMRSLLGNVIITKDLKGANEMAKIVQYRSRFVTLDGEIVNPGGSMTGGAIKQKQASIITRKGELEELKKKIFEMDKTSLKLEEQLKKGKAALQAEESSMEEARLKVEDLRFQIQTWKDDLKEVEFEERAMNDKLSLYDRNKADSHQEQELLLKRRIDLQKELDLQNKKLTELDKEIALLTEQKNKQTVSKESVVNTISDLRIQSAAKKEQLRHEKDKLATILHEHETTAEKWKLVSEDLRLLSSEMSNSHSGEATLEEAADHKQHEKQETIQLISLRREERLQKQMQLEELELETKEQRRLHRGIVQSLKDEEVKLNRVDVELDTRLTNLREEYLLTYEGAKLEYPLTLEVEEARKKVKLIKLAMEELGTVNLGAIEEYERISERYEFLLEQKMDLEEAKDTLYQVIDEMDEEMKNRFEQTFEGIKAHFETVFQSLFGGGSADLVLTNPEDLLNTGVEIVAQPPGKKLQNLSLLSGGERALTAIALLFSILKVRPVPFCILDEVEAALDEANVFRFSSYLKRYSHETQFIVITHRKGTMEEADVLYGVTMQESGVSKLVSVRLSETNELVANA from the coding sequence ATGTTCTTAAAACGGTTAGATATTATCGGATTTAAGTCATTTGCGGATCGAATTTCTGTCGATTTTGTGCCAGGTGTAACGGCAGTGGTTGGCCCCAACGGAAGTGGGAAAAGTAATATTACAGATGCAATTCGCTGGGTACTTGGCGAACAGTCAGCTAAATCATTGCGTGGAAGCAAGATGGAGGATGTTATTTTTTCAGGGAGTGACTCCAGAAAAGCAGTCAACTTTGCGGAAGTAACATTAACGTTAGAGAATGAGGATCATTTTCTGCCGTTGGATTACCATGAAGTGAGTGTAACCAGACGAGTGTATCGTTCAGGAGAAAGTGACTTTTTAATCAATAAACAGTCTTGTCGCTTGAAGGATATTGTTGATCTATTTATGGATTCTGGACTGGGACGAGAGGCTTTTTCAATCATTAGCCAGGGGAAAGTCGAGGAAATTTTAAATAGTAAGGCAGAGGATCGTAGGTCTATATTTGAAGAAGCGGCAGGGGTATTAAAATACAAGACCCGTAAGAAAAAGGCAGAAGGAAAGCTTGTCGAAACACAAGACAATCTTAATCGTGTAAATGACATCTTACATGAATTAGAAAGTCAGGTTGAGCCATTAAAGATTCAAAGCTCCATGGCAAAGGAATATTTGCATCATCGAGAAAATCTTGAATCGATTGAAGTAGCTCTAATGGTTCATGATATCGAGGAAGCTCATGAGCGGTTTGAAGCAATCTCGAAACAGCTAGAGGCCAATAAACAAGAAGAGTTAAAGCTATCTTCCATGCTGCAAAGTAAAGAAGCAAAGATGGAAGAAGTGAAAAATGAGGTAGCAGCTTTAGATGAATCAATTGATGATCTACAGCAGGTTCTTCTTTTAGTGAGTGAAGAACTAGAGAAGCTAGAAGGTAGAAAAGAAGTATTAAAAGAAAGAAAAAAGAATGCTACCCAAAACCGCGATCAGCTTGAAAAAAGTAAAGTGGAATTACAGGAAAGAGTAGCAGCGCTAGTTTCGCAAAAAGAAACACAACAAAAGCTTGTACACCAATTGCAAGCTGAATCAAAAGAGATTGAAGATACATTAAAGGTTAACGAGAAAAATCTAGCTCTATTTAATGAGAATTTAGAAGAAAAAATTGAAATGTTAAAAAGTGATTATATTGATATAGTTAGTAACCAAGCGGCATCTAAAAACGAACTGAATTCTGTTATTCATCAATTGTCGAATCAGGAAAAAAGAACATCTCAGCTTGATGAGGAAAATGTTAATTTTACGAATGAGCGAGTACGAATTCAGGAAAAGAAGACAGGGATTACAGTTAAGCTAAAAGAGCTTTCTGACGAACTAGAGAAATGGTCGACAGCTTGGAAAGAAAAACAAAGCCATTTTGCAGGAATAGAAGCAAAGGTTCAGCAGATTGAAAAATCTCTTTATCAATCCTACCAGTTTGCTCAACAGGCAAAATCGAGAAAAGAAATGCTCGAAGAACTGGAAGAGGACTATTCTGGATTTTTCCAAGGGGTTAAAGAGGTTCTTAAAGCAAGAGGCAAGTCTTTACATGGTATTAGAGGAGCAGTTGCTGAATTGATGCATGTTCCAAAGGAATATAGTGTTAGCTTAGAAATTGCTTTAGGTGGATCGATGCAGCATATTGTTGTGGAAACAGAGCAGAATGGTCGTGAAGCCATTGCGTTTTTAAAGAAAAATGGCTTTGGACGAGCTACTTTTTTACCGATGAATGTTATTAAAGGGAAAACGCTTGCCGATTCGCAATTGCGATTAATTCAAGGGCATCCTGCCTTTGTTGGCATTGCAGCAGATTTAATTAGTTATGACAGTCAATATAGTGAAATCATGCGCAGTTTACTTGGAAATGTCATTATTACCAAGGACTTAAAGGGTGCCAATGAAATGGCGAAAATCGTTCAGTATCGCTCCCGTTTTGTTACGTTAGATGGGGAGATTGTGAACCCAGGTGGTTCCATGACTGGTGGAGCAATTAAGCAAAAGCAAGCTTCTATCATCACTAGAAAAGGTGAATTAGAAGAGCTGAAGAAAAAGATTTTTGAAATGGACAAAACGTCCCTTAAGCTTGAGGAACAGTTGAAAAAAGGAAAAGCGGCATTACAAGCAGAAGAATCATCGATGGAAGAAGCGCGATTAAAAGTCGAGGATCTTCGTTTTCAAATTCAAACGTGGAAAGACGATTTAAAAGAGGTTGAATTTGAAGAAAGAGCGATGAATGATAAATTGTCGCTATATGACCGTAATAAGGCTGATTCTCATCAAGAACAAGAGCTACTGTTAAAGCGACGAATTGATTTGCAAAAAGAACTGGATCTGCAGAATAAAAAGCTTACAGAATTGGATAAGGAGATTGCCTTATTAACAGAGCAAAAGAATAAACAAACCGTTTCTAAGGAATCGGTAGTGAACACAATTAGCGATCTACGGATTCAGTCTGCGGCAAAGAAGGAGCAGCTTAGACATGAAAAGGATAAGCTTGCGACAATTCTGCATGAACACGAAACAACAGCAGAAAAATGGAAGCTTGTCAGTGAAGATCTTCGCTTGCTTTCTTCAGAAATGAGTAATTCTCATTCTGGAGAGGCGACGCTAGAAGAAGCAGCGGATCATAAACAGCATGAAAAGCAAGAAACTATCCAGCTTATCTCTTTACGTCGAGAGGAAAGATTGCAAAAACAAATGCAATTGGAAGAGCTGGAGCTTGAAACGAAGGAGCAACGCAGACTTCACAGAGGAATTGTTCAGTCTCTAAAGGATGAAGAAGTAAAATTGAATCGTGTTGACGTAGAGCTAGATACACGATTAACTAATTTGCGAGAGGAATACTTACTAACGTATGAAGGAGCAAAGCTAGAATATCCTTTAACGCTAGAAGTAGAAGAGGCTCGTAAAAAGGTAAAGCTGATTAAATTAGCAATGGAAGAGCTAGGGACAGTCAATCTTGGTGCCATTGAGGAATATGAGCGAATTTCTGAAAGATATGAGTTCCTCTTAGAGCAAAAAATGGATTTAGAAGAAGCAAAAGATACACTTTATCAAGTAATTGATGAAATGGACGAAGAAATGAAGAATCGCTTTGAACAAACCTTTGAAGGGATAAAAGCTCATTTTGAAACCGTCTTTCAAAGCTTATTTGGTGGAGGAAGCGCAGATTTAGTTTTAACAAATCCGGAAGATCTCTTAAATACAGGAGTAGAGATTGTTGCCCAACCTCCAGGGAAAAAGCTGCAGAATTTAAGTCTGTTATCTGGTGGAGAAAGAGCGTTAACAGCTATCGCCTTATTATTCTCCATTCTAAAAGTAAGACCAGTTCCTTTCTGTATCTTGGACGAGGTCGAAGCAGCATTAGATGAAGCAAATGTATTCCGATTCAGCTCCTACTTAAAACGATACAGCCATGAAACACAGTTTATTGTTATTACCCATCGTAAAGGAACGATGGAAGAAGCAGATGTTCTTTATGGGGTAACAATGCAAGAATCCGGCGTATCCAAGCTCGTTTCCGTCCGTTTAAGTGAAACGAATGAGTTAGTAGCAAATGCATAA